The genomic interval atatatatatatatatatatatatatatatatatatatacacataattaCAAGTAACAGTATTCAAAATTCAATGCAAATAGTTAAAAATGaataatataaaagtttttatcaTCAAAATTGACTTCATTACTACCATTCAGACCAAGCTCCGCTAAGGCTTCTGTTGATAAAACAGATTAATGGGCATATTGACGTCATATAGGTGGGTTCCCAGCTTGATTACCCAGGCTGGAGAGCAGCCCCCACTTTGGAGGCCTCAGAGTGTCCATGTATTACTTGcgacaatcagctgatcactgggggaggGCTGTTTTTTATGCAGGGATTGTTCtgtcgaaaaagtgtaaaaataagaaacagtaaaacacaaacacacaaatgaatataaacgtttttattacagcactaacatctttaacatataaaaaaattatttgccatgacactgttcctttaaatattgTTATATACATGCACTCAGTAATTGTAATGTACAAAAAAGTACATGGACACAGTAGTTAGCCTTCACTTTCTAAACTGCAATGGAAAGAGGAAACATGAAATGTACTGGGTTATTTTGGTTAACAAGGTCACTTTGAGTCATTGTTTTAGTTTTTATGGGTGAGTTTGGCAAAAAGGAACTAGACACATAGGGCAAAGCTCAGACAATTAAGTAAACATTAAGATTCATATTGCTGTTTTAATGCAGTTGGAATTATGATATTTCTCAAACAGGACTATATAAACGTCTCATATATGCAATAAATCACCGTTTTCAATTGTGTTTCCAAAGGCAATCCAATTCATCAAATGAATGAGACAATTGACTACAATGAGCAGTTTCTCTGGAGTTTTGGATCAAATTTTAATGAATATTATAATGAAGCTCTGAGAAGAGGACTCCCTAATCCCATTCTATATGTGGCAGAGAAATTCACCCAGTATGACGCATGTGGACTATTAGACCAGTATAGGATATCCGGTCACTATGCATCAGCTTGCATGTGGTAAGTAAAATCTCCAATACAATATCTGATTATGTTAAATACTAATTATTTCAATTATACAACATTCCTTCAAATATTAGAAAGTTCTGTATTGTTAAAGAAAATACATCCCTTTTAAGCTTCTGGATCCTGTGTCAATGGTAGAATCATCACCAGGGGACCTTTATGTCATAAGTCCTAGTAAACTTATGGAATCACCTGAAGGAAGATCGCTgcattcctttttcttatgatccATTACTATTACTTTTCTGTTTGAAAAAATATTGTATGATAAGTATAGATATAGTCTAGATTTTCTtacttatagaaaaaaaaaaattgtttttttctttggaaACCAGAATTTTCATTTACGGGCTAAATGATGCACATTATAAAGCTTCATACATACTACCTATCCCAAATTTGGTGTCAGTGCATTACTATGGATGCTTGCAAACCACCACATTGTCATACGGCAGACCGTTCCAGACACATGACACAGAGACTGTATAGCAGCATACACGACTCCATGTGTTGCTTTAGAAATCTACCTTGGGTGCCAGCAAAGCTTCCCgggaagaatacctccataacatacagaatccaaTGGAGCATTTTGCATTTTTTCTGCCTGATTAACTCGGCATCTCTGTGTGACTTCATATAAAATtgaaggcatatggaggtacagtaaaggAGCCAAATTTATCATTTATCATGAGGCCTTATCATTTTATCATTATTTATGTAATTATCTACTCTTTCTTACACCAGAATTCTTAATAAATGTGGAGTAATAATCAAGGTCGCAAGAAGTGCGACgataattgcagccccattccatTCCCCGGCGAAtcgatataaaaaaatgtatatgctcACCTCGCTGTTCCACTTTGCTCGTCACGCTCTCACTGCAGGTTGTGGCTCATACAAGGCACTGATGCTGAGTAGCATTGGGGTCAAGGTATGGGGCCTGgctaggagctggcatagatttccgctaaAATTTACGCCATTTTTCTAGCATAAACTATAGTAAATATGTCTGGTAGCAGTAGTCCGCACCCTTTTGTTAAACCCCCCCTAAGTTCTGCAACTTTTGGGCCTTTTTGCGACTTTTCTTTGACAGAAAATTGGCGTAGAATGGTTAGTAAACTCTCCCCCTATTTCTAAATCCAATATTGACAGAAGATCCACAATCTAAAACTTCCCATATCCTTTTTATACATGTGTATAAAAGGCCTTCTAATTTTACAGCTAAGACTAAATTACCACCACATCGGTCCTACCTTGTCAGAATATACAGTAAGTTAAGAAACATTCCTAATGTATACGCCAACCTGCCTATACACTCTAATggccaaatgtatgccaaaagtcTATCCTTTAGACATAAGTTTGGCTGGGATTTGTTGGGATCCTACAGTCCCAACTGTATTTAAAAGCGCAGTGCACTGcacttttcaatgcaacagcatacaaaaaaatacaaatgccTACAAGATACAAATAGAAAATACAAAGGCATACAAGAtacaaatacaaaatacaaatgcatacaaaaaaatacaaatgactATACAAATTCATATAGgaccatttaaaaaacaaaaacaaacataaacTGTATgtggtgtgaatgtagccttacatccACATTTCTCAGCCCTGTAGTCTTAATAATTTGGGCACAAATTCTTGTTTGgatctatataaatgtggtatatgTGTGCTCACCACACCCAAGTGATTTAAAATGTGGTTAGTAAACTAGTTAAAATTGTAAAATTGTTAGCATTGCTTTTTgcaaagttaggccccatgcacacggcggtgcccgcattttcggcccgttctctcatacaaagtatgggagcacgacccgtaaaacgcaaaaagatagaacatgttctatattttacggtacggttctacagcacggacacctatccatagcgatacggaaaggtgtccgcggccaatagaactgaatgggtccgtaattttttatggtcgtgtgcatgggaccttacatGTAGAAATTTGTGAATGCAGAACAAGGACTAATACTTTTTCAATCTGGAATGTGTCTACTGTAAAAAATGTGCAGTCTCTAGGTTCGATTATTATACAGAGACATAATCCATGTTTCAGTTATCTTCTAACTTTTTCTAATACTGTTGCTGGTAGCCAGATTTTGCTTTCTTacaattctgccatttttttttatcacatatgTGATGGTGGTATGTTTGTACTTCCCATATCCACAACTTTTGATGTCATTAGGAAATGTGTGGGTAAACTTCTGTAGCGATTTATTAATAAATGTAAATTGTCATGTCCTATTCGCAGAAAATCACTGTTTAAACCCAGTTGTACGAAGATGAACAGGATaagcctctgtatgaaatcagaaGCATTTGGAGGTGCAGTATGGCcctatagaattctatgggcgcTGTATAAAGGCTCTGTACAGCATTAAAGAAATAcacttgaagaggctctgtcaccagtttataagtgccctatctcctacataaaacaacaggttttttttttttaaacttttttttttgaccGTTTGATTTTTGACGTTTATTTTTGATCCAGCCaggagacaatttttttttcattctcccgacactccggtaaagttactgtgggagtaggtgacggcacagtgtgatctcgcgagaccacgttgtgctgtgagtacagctgggcacgaatgaagagaagtgtatgacgctgattggtcagcgtcatataattctctttacaacacccacttggtcaaaagtaaaaaaacacccagttgggcatataGAACAAGTTAGTATAAAAGCAAAAATTGTCAGAACTCGGTCAAaaagaaacatttaaaaaaaacaagaacaaacTGTTGTTAtcaacattacagcgcctatcagattaggtaggatatagggcagttataaactggtgacaaagcctctttaagtgcacaaGGTCTAGTTTATTAGTCTATATAATATCTTGACCAACAGAGGTATAAAGCACACCTCTAGCAGTGGAAGGTTTAATCTAGGAAAATTTTCATGGGCTCTACTATTTTTAATATCCAAACTACAAAAAATTAAAGGGTTTCTATCTACAATGTTAATATCCTAATGCCATCAATCTTGGATTTTGTATTACAGGGTGGCATTCTGCTCCTGGATTATCTGCAATATTCTTTTCTCCATGTCGGTATTCATATATGGAGCTTATATGATTCTTGTGACTGCAGCTTTTATCCTTTTCTCCTTGATTTCTTTCTCCACTGTGAGGAATGTATCACTTTGTAATATACAGTTTGGTTCAGAGTCTCTAAAAGCCCAATTTGGAGGGTCTTTCTGGCTAAGTCTGGCTACAGGTGGGTTGCAGTCAATGTTTTTCCTTAATGGATGCGTATTGCATTATAACATATGTATGTCTTGCAAAATAATGAGCTGATATATTTCATGATGACATGACTGTCAAAGCTTACCATGATAAATACCTCTGGTGCTACCCATGTCTGTGGGAAAGAGCTGACACCTTTCAAAACTGACATAACTAGTTGGTTGTTTACATTTCGAGTTCCAAAACAcccagaaatttattttttaggttactGTGGGTGGGCGATACAGTAGGTGCATACATGTCACAATAAAATTCActtcaataataaaaaatttcTCCCATTACCTGTTTAAATGACAAAACTGTATAAGAAGAGCATGAAATTATTGATTTTAATAAAATTATCCTGAAATTATTCAAACCATACCTCAAAATGCTACAGTATATTTATGCTGTAAAGACCAAATCTATATCGCTATAAAGCTCTTCACTCCATAGCATACACATACCATTGCCCAAAGAAATTCATATTAGAATCAAATATAAAAATCTGTAAATTAATGAAATGTAAATTATACTTGTAAATGCTGCTCCGGAGCAGCAGTAGATGTTATTGCCTGGCAGCTCATGAACTTATAGTGTACAGAGCACCTTGCAAACTTACATTTGGGTAACCAGAGTCAAATAAATAACCTTAATTTTCCATACCGTAAGGGAGTAAAAAACACCAAACTCTATAAATCTAAAAAAGTTTTCCAAATAGGAATACTCAACATGCCAAGGTATGTTAAGTTTGTTCTTTAGGGAATGACAATTGTGATAACCATAGTTACCATGTTAAACCTAAAAACCTGAAATATAGTCTAATTCACAAGAAATAagcaaaacctacacatattctgAAAGTAGGCACCCCACTATATTCAAAacagttttttaatactttttccaACAATCTATATTTCTACATTCTCAAACAAATTAATGGACTGAATGCAGAGATACCCCACATTTCTAAGTTTGCTTGATTCTTAGGGAATGGCAAAACATGGTAAGGGTCTTGACGTTTGGGGGGTAAATGTGGTGGTAACTAGTAGATTTAGAAGTCGGAATATGTGGGTAAAGTGGAGCTAGAGagctagggcacattcacacatggcggaaaaattccgccacttcTGAACGTGCCCCTAAAGAGAGCCTGAAGGATAAAAGGGCCACTGTGAAGATACTAGGGAATGATTAGGGGACCCAGATATTTATTTACCTTTACAAATTTTTTCATAACTTTTCAAGGGTAATGTCTGTGTCAGTAGTGTAAAAGTTTTGATTGGGAGATCATTGACAAATACACTGGCGTTGTGTTAGCtcagaatttattttttcattataatATAATTGTATCATAAGCCATAAGATCACTGTTGGATTGTCAATAGGGAGATTAGATAAATAGAGATTAGACCATACTGTATACATCTATTGTTTATTTATGGGAGTCAGGTTTCAGCGTCACTGTGGTCCTTCATTCAGGTTTGGGTATTACTACTCAGTTTTCAAAATAAGTGTCATAATATTGTTCTATTTCACTTTCAGGTCTTCTGTGCTTTATTATTGGAATTACATTAATTGTTTTAAATTTGTGTGTTCCTGAAAAGCTGAAATTATGTTTTAACGCTATTGAAGAAGATGAAGAGGAGTCAACATTAGAACCCTGTGATGATGAACACTGCCATAATAATTTGGCATTTGAGAATGTTTAATTACAAAGTAAAGTTCTAGACATTTCATGGTCTTGGCTTTCAAAATTAATGTACAAAACTCGAAAGTAACCTAAGTTAAAtgtggattttttatttattatatactgACTACCAAAAGATTAGCCAAGTGTAGAAGCTGAAGAAATAAGTGATCACTCGAGTGGACGAGGTCATTAGGAGTATCTGGAAGTAAAGGACTACGGACGTTGCCAACATAAGAATGTTATGCACTGAATACCAGCAAAATGGTTATGAAAGATATTGGATGTCAGAGTAATATGACATTTTTAAAACCAGGAAATACTGAACAAAACCATTATTGCTAATACAGTTATACTAGTCATGTCTACAGGATGTGAGCATGTCAATATTTTgtacaaaattaaataaatacatgTTCATTTTGGAACAAAACATTCTTTGTATTGTATATTATTACATCTGCGTGTTACAATATTTTACatgtgccttaaccccttcccgacatccgccgtatatatacggcgcacgccgggtgggggaatatggagcgggctcacgggctgagtccgctccatagagcgaatctgtcggctgtgtgttacagccgacacttccaggttacgagcgggatcgcgctttagcgcgatcccgcttgtttaacccgttaaatgccgcgttcaatagagatcgcggcatttaaattactaaaaacaggggggcgaccctgcggcgagatcggggggagccgttggttcacacggctgcctgggggtctgacgaagtcccccaggtccgccatcttggtactcctaagaagctctaacgattgctggttgaagtcccctagggggactaataaaaaatgtaaaaattagttaaataaagttgttttttttgtgtaaaaaaaaataaaatattaaaagttcaaaaacccccctttccccattttccccctagagcttagtaaaaaattaaataaataaacattattggtatcgccgcgtccgtaaaagtctgaactatcacaatatatcattatttaacccgcacggtgaacgccgtaaaaaaaacaaaattgtaaacgccagaatctctattttttgttcacctaatctcccacaaaaaatgaaataaaaagtgatcaaaccgtcacatttacaccaaaatggtattattaaaaacgacagcttatcccgcaaaaaataagcccttataccacttaatcgacggaaaaataaagacgttacggctctcggaatttggcgaaacaaatcttttttacacttaggtttttacttgtaaaagtagtaaaatatagaaaaacctacacatatttggtatcggcgtaatcgtattgacccatagaataaaataaatatgttgttttaattgtacagtgaattccgtaaaaatggcgcgcaaaaaaccatggcggaatcacagtttttttcattttctaccccacaaatattttttttcccgtttcctagtacattatactgcaaaataaatggtgctacaaaaaactacaacttgtcccgcaaaaatcaagccctcatagtactatatagatggaaaaataaaggtgttatggcctttggaaggtggggagggaaaaacgaaaatgaaaatctgaaaaagggctgcggcgtgaaagggttaaaggctatgtaaacttttcaaagagaatgttttttaataaaaatgtcaatcagtgtgtttggggcaactttataattagttttcattaaaaatatttttttctttttgagatacagcagctctgtatcccatatacagagcagctgtatcatttactaaatcctgttcccgtcaggtccctGGGACTATtgagttcagtgacagcgggtcctgcttgtctctgacacccaggattgagctgttattcatcacatctaagttaataaattagatgtgacagattacagatggatcctgcgtgtcagagacatgcaggatccgctgacactgaacccatcagctccaccgggactgacggattcaggtcttagctaaagatacagctgctctttatacaggatacagagcagctgcatctcaaaaagttaaaattatttttttaataaaaactaattataaagttgcaccaaagaccctgattgacatttttattagattttttttcaataataatcactttcaaaggtttccaTAATCTTTAATACTGTGACGCAATGAAGGTAAATCAAAGAGAAGATAAATATAATGATTTACTGGTACACTAACAAGAGTACACATACAGTATTATATTATACATAAAACCCCTTGTTAAATCCTTGTACTTTATAATGTAGCTCTATCATTTCTTACTCTTTTTACAACTTTGTGTCAGCTATCAAGTCTAGCAATCAATCCCACCCATTGTTTTAAAGAGAAATTTTAGTCATggttaatattaatattaataatacatTAAACATCACACACATGGtgacaaaaagtttaaaaaaaatttaattgtaaaataaaaaaattgctgcagACAATTGCCTTACATTACAACAACCATAACACTGTTTTAATTTGACAAAGTTATCAATTTTTTTAGCCACCGCTAGCGTTTAACCtcttcccaccgcagccctttttcagactttcattttcgttttttcgtctttatttttccgtcgatatagtactatgagtactatgggggcttgatttttgcgggacgagttgtcgtttttcgtagcaccatttattttgctgtaaaatgtactaggaaatgggaaaaaaattatttgtggggtagaaaatgaaaaaaacagcgattcctccatggtttttttgcgcgccgtttttacggaattcattgtgcaattaaaacaacattataactttattctgtgggtcaatacgattacggcgataccaaatatatatagttttttctatattttactactttaacatgtaaaaacctaaggtgtaaaaaagaaaattattttgcgtcgccaaattccgagagccataagttttttatttttccgtcgattaagttgtatgagggcttattttttgcgggataagctgtagtttttaataataccattttggtgtacatgcgaccttttgatcactttttatttcatttttttgtgggagattaggtgaccaaaaaatagacatttattttttttacagcgttcactgtgcgggttaaataatgatatattgtaatagttcagacttttacggacgcggcgataccaattatgtttatttatttatttttttactatgctctagggggaaaatgggaaaagggaatttttttattagtccccctaggggtctTCAACcaacgatcgttagatcgcttgcacaatatactgcaatactaatgtattgcagtatatcgtgattctgacaggcacctattaagccctgccggaggcaaggcttaataggtgtacaaagatggcggacctgggggcgttcattaagcccccaggccgccatggcaaccatcgcccCACTGCAATTGCGTAGCGGGGGAcgggatgagctgttagagggggtcgcccccctccttctgactatttaaatgctgcggtcggtatcgaccgcagaatttaacgagttaaactagcgggatcgcgctcgagcgcgatgccgctagttactctgaagtgtcggctgtaagatgCAGCCGAcatcggcatcgtatggagcgagctcactgcgtgagcccgctccatacttcccctacccgactatggcgtatggatacgtcaaatgtcgggaaggggttaacttaatTATATTTAAATAGTCACTGTCGTTTCAACAAACTTGTTCCCGTATTATGGGCGATGTAACTACAAACAAAAATGATGTTTTCCTATTGCAAAATCGTTATGAAGTCCTGGCCACTAGTTGTCTCCCTTCTGTATAACTTGCTGTCCACTGCCTGTTGCCAAGATAAATCTGTCTCTAGCAGCAGAGATGCCAACACGGATTACGGGAAATGGGCGCCTGTCCTTGTGGGCATTGCAGCTCTCCTCTCTCTCATAAGACATGCAGCAATAACGGAGAGGAGGGGTTTTTCAGCTGGAGCGGCATCtcattggacaatgcatgagcttGCGCCCCAAGGGAGGCGCTATGCATCCTGGGAAGTAAGGGAAAGGAAGTTTCAGCACAAGCAGTACTAGAAGACGGCTAAGTGAAAGTAAACGCCCCCTAAAGCAGAGTGGATGCAACAAAATCAGCACATTTTCTGACTTTATAGGATAGTTAGGCGGTACAAAACAAGTTACAATCGTTTTAGGGCACAAGTGCTGCAAGCCCGGGCTTTTGCTATGGTTTTTGATGAAATGACAGGTACTTTTtaactatattttttattaaataatgaGTGAACTTTATTTTACAGTTTGCTATGGTTATAGGAgtaccaaatatatatacatatatttgtacTGTTTTGTGTTTATTGCAGCCTGTGTGTAATAATATGCACAGGCAAGGGGAAACCTAAAGTATCTTTTTTAAAATCCGTTCTGACTGTATAAAAGGGTGAACCCAGGCCATAACATTGCTGGGCTTCACATAACCTAACAAAGTTCAGGACAAAGGGTGCGAAATGCGCATCGTGTTGTCTCTCCTAAGAGTTTTACATCTTCCATCATGCCAGTAACAGGTAAATAACCTCCTTTCTTATGCTATTAAGTATTTATTTTGGCTATGTATTTGGTTTATTGTTTTTTAATAGCAATGTGTGGTTTCTGCATGTGGATCGTACACTGTTCTAGACATGTTTCTCCAGTTATATGGGAAACCACAACTCACATTACTGTGATTAAGTATATATTGTTGTGGCTGGTTTCTTTGATGGTCTCATTGGAGTCTATGGTTTTAAttatgttttaaatatttttgtatgtaattGTGGGAAGGGGAAGTCCATGTCTAtggacaaataaaataaaatgttttggacTACACGTGCCTAAATTGCGTAATTGTTTTGAGACATATTTTGGTTTAGTTAGACACAACCTTAAATACGCATCAAAAGATATCGCAGCATGGAACATAGTCACACTTACGTGTTTCAATCTGTTCAAAACCTGACTATGTTCCTGTGCTGTGATATCTCTAACGAGTGGCTCATATTTGTATTTTATGTACATTTCTATTATAGCCAGCATTATATTTTTCAGCTATTTGTGCTACTGTAGCTCTTCTGTGTGATCGGACATGATGGCCTAGCCTTCGCTCTCTGTGCTCATCAATGAGCCTTAggcacccatgaccctgttgccgattcatcggttgtccttccttgaacCACTTTTCGTAGCTATTAATCACAGCATACTGGGAACAACCCACAAGACCTGTTGTCTTGGAGATGTTTTGACCCAGTCTTATCactatcacaatttggcccttgtcaaaagtCGCTCAGTTCCTTATACTTATTAATTTGTCCTATttacaacacatcaacttcaagaacagaCTGTTCACTCGATACCTTATATATCGAGccccttaaccgcttcccgaccgcccacagtaaattcactttggcgcttgctgggctctgtgcagcgccaacgtgaattcacagtgggtgttaaaagcgctatcgggtgtctcagagtagcgctgacacccggatcacgctattaacccctgcctctggtcccggagacatgatcggaacCTATTAATTCAGGTCCCAATCATGTGATCGCagagaaagtttgttgtagcaacaaactggaaagtttgttgctataacaaactggaaagtttgttgctacaacaaactttcccggggaccgattgcggatgCTGCCATCGGCTGTCATGGCAAaactggaggccatacaacggcctccgggtctgccatgcacggaagcctatgaggaccagctggaggctggtccttataggcttcctgtcagtgtgactcagcgccagactgacagtttataacacgttacactacctaggtagtgtaatgtagtacaacagctatcagtgctgcaggtcttcaagtaaaaagagtaaaaggtaaaaaaagataataaaaatgttcaataagagtgtaaaaatacaagttataagttacaaaaaccccatcatttttttttccctataataagtcttttattataggaaaaaaatgaaaacgttaaaaatagtacacatatttggtatcaccacgttcataatgacccaaactataaaaatatcatattatttttcccgctcggtgaacaccggaaaaaaaataattaaaaaacaatgctagaatcactatttttttggttaccacccctcccaaaatatagactaaaaagtgatcaaaaagtcgcatgtaccccaaaatagtaccaataaaaactacaacccgttccgcaaaaaacaagtccttacatgaCTCTCAGAATTTATTTCTATAAatcattttatagaaaagtgattttattgtgcaaaagccacaaaacataaaaaaactatatacatctggtatcgccgtaatcgtatcgacccgcagaataaagtaaaatgtcatttatagtgcacagtgatcgctgtaaaaaaaaaaaaaggacaaaactcATTGtcggaatttatgtttttttgtcaccttgcttgccaaaaaatcgaataaaaagtgatcaaaaaaaatcgcatgtaccccaaaactgtaccaatgaaaactacagattgtcccgcaacaaataagccctcacacagctccggtggttctcagaatatagaatatagcgacagaaattctgcaaagtgttccaaaagcggataagattgggcaccatttatctgtgaattattatttatttaccccattattataccctcttattatgccctgatgtactctacacagcctacatatgcccctacattataaactgaaatgccgtGGTGCGGGggtttatatatggagcgggctcatgcgctgagcctgctccatatgctgcaggtgtcagctgtgtattacagctgacacccgggactaacggacaggaacagcaatcgcgctgttacaggagcctgtaaaaattacattatacttcaatacattagtattgcagtctattgtaccagcgatctaatgatcgctggtcctAGTTCCCTAGGGggtctaataaaatgtgtaaataaagttattattagtgaaaaaaatatataatatatttaaagtaaaaaaaaaaaaccctttcccattgttcctctaaagtaatgtaaaaaataaaaaaataaaaaaaattggtatcgctgcatctgtaaaactCCGAACTATTAGaatgtaccattatttaacttgcacggtgaacgccgtaaaaaataaagtatttaaaatgcccaaatcactgttttttggtcaccttagcttttaaaaaatgtgtaataaaaagtgatcaaaaagttgtatgtaccaaaaaatggtaccaataaaaactacagctcgtcccgcaaaaaataagccatcacaccactCAATAGaccaaaaaattataaaaaagttatgtctctcggaATGTGACGaaacaaaacgtttttttttttaagaaatagtttttactttgtaaaagtagtaaagtataaaaaaaacctgt from Rhinoderma darwinii isolate aRhiDar2 chromosome 3, aRhiDar2.hap1, whole genome shotgun sequence carries:
- the DUOXA2 gene encoding dual oxidase maturation factor 2, with protein sequence MTFYDGVFPFYPHERRKWVFSVEIIIVIIVFLVFALSFILIIPGIRGKARLSWTCRVIISLFIGVVTVVVNFTSDWEVGSVNAVTTYKSFSNAMVNADIGIHVGLNGVNITLKGNPIHQMNETIDYNEQFLWSFGSNFNEYYNEALRRGLPNPILYVAEKFTQYDACGLLDQYRISGHYASACMWVAFCSWIICNILFSMSVFIYGAYMILVTAAFILFSLISFSTVRNVSLCNIQFGSESLKAQFGGSFWLSLATGLLCFIIGITLIVLNLCVPEKLKLCFNAIEEDEEESTLEPCDDEHCHNNLAFENV